Proteins from a genomic interval of Syngnathus typhle isolate RoL2023-S1 ecotype Sweden linkage group LG15, RoL_Styp_1.0, whole genome shotgun sequence:
- the elmod1 gene encoding ELMO domain-containing protein 1 isoform X1: MKHFLRVLTQFFVFLYCKCLWRGLKFVARKFTGRCELQRICYNNKHGARRTLKIESSLKYSKNELLQSALSAHPDKVEKIIDDIMALKKINPDTNPQLGISLQATLLQIVGYRNLVAEVEKLRREPYDCENDQHEEMLMKLWKELRPDTPLTGRISKQWCEIGFQGSDPKTDFRGMGLLGLHNLLYFAEHDKTAALQMLHDSLLPKHKNAQGSSSEANMLEFEPKNVDKAIGYSFAIVGINITDLAYSLLVSGALKTHLYNVAPEMATLLHLQQTFCYLMQEFHRFWIEEDPSDIMEFNRVRAKFHRRVLRQLRDPDMALCPRFAASDLHLVNL, encoded by the exons ATGAAGCACTTCCTGAG AGTGTTGACCCAGTTCTTCGTGTTCCTCTACTGCAAATGTCTGTGGCGAGGCCTCAAGTTTGTGGCACGCAAATTCACGGGACGCTGCGAGCTACAACGGATCTGCTACAACAACAAACACGGTGCCCGCAGGACGCTCAAGATCG AGTCGTCTCTGAAGTATTCCAAAAATGAG CTACTGCAGTCCGCCCTTAGCGCCCATCCTGACAAAGTAGAAAAAATAATCGATGACATCATGGCTCTGAAGAAGATCAACCCCGATACCAACCCTCA GTTGGGCATCTCCTTGCAGGCCACCCTGCTCCAAATTGTAGGTTACAGGAATTTGGTGGCCGAGGTGGAGAAGCTCCGGCGGGAGCCTTATGACTGTGAGAATGATCAACACGAGGAAATGCTAATGAAG TTGTGGAAGGAGCTGCGTCCCGACACTCCCTTGACCGGACGGATTTCCAAGCAGTGGTGTGAAATCGGATTCCAAGGCAGCGATCCCAAGACGGACTTCCGTGGGATGGGCCTTCTGGGTCTCCACAATCTGCT ATACTTTGCAGAACATGACAAGACTGCAGCTTTGCAGATGCTCCACGACTCTCTTCTACCCAAGCACAA GAATGCGCAAGGGAGTAGCAG TGAGGCCAACATGTTAGAATTTGAGCCCAAGAACGTTGACAAAGCCATTGG CTATTCCTTCGCCATCGTGGGTATCAACATCACGGACCTGGCCTACTCGCTGCTGGTGAGCGGCGCCCTGAAGACGCACCTGTACAACGTGGCCCCTGAAATGGCTACGCTGCTGCACCTCCAGCAGACCTTCT GCTACCTGATGCAAGAGTTCCACCGCTTCTGGATAGAGGAGGACCCCAGCGACATCATGGAGTTCAACCGCGTGCGTGCCAAGTTCCACCGGCGAGTCCTGCGGCAGTTGCGGGACCCCGACATGGCGCTGTGCCCCCGCTTCGCCGCCTCCGACCTCCACCTGGTCAATCTGTAG
- the elmod1 gene encoding ELMO domain-containing protein 1 isoform X2, translating to MKHFLRVLTQFFVFLYCKCLWRGLKFVARKFTGRCELQRICYNNKHGARRTLKIESSLKYSKNELLQSALSAHPDKVEKIIDDIMALKKINPDTNPQLGISLQATLLQIVGYRNLVAEVEKLRREPYDCENDQHEEMLMKLWKELRPDTPLTGRISKQWCEIGFQGSDPKTDFRGMGLLGLHNLLYFAEHDKTAALQMLHDSLLPKHNEANMLEFEPKNVDKAIGYSFAIVGINITDLAYSLLVSGALKTHLYNVAPEMATLLHLQQTFCYLMQEFHRFWIEEDPSDIMEFNRVRAKFHRRVLRQLRDPDMALCPRFAASDLHLVNL from the exons ATGAAGCACTTCCTGAG AGTGTTGACCCAGTTCTTCGTGTTCCTCTACTGCAAATGTCTGTGGCGAGGCCTCAAGTTTGTGGCACGCAAATTCACGGGACGCTGCGAGCTACAACGGATCTGCTACAACAACAAACACGGTGCCCGCAGGACGCTCAAGATCG AGTCGTCTCTGAAGTATTCCAAAAATGAG CTACTGCAGTCCGCCCTTAGCGCCCATCCTGACAAAGTAGAAAAAATAATCGATGACATCATGGCTCTGAAGAAGATCAACCCCGATACCAACCCTCA GTTGGGCATCTCCTTGCAGGCCACCCTGCTCCAAATTGTAGGTTACAGGAATTTGGTGGCCGAGGTGGAGAAGCTCCGGCGGGAGCCTTATGACTGTGAGAATGATCAACACGAGGAAATGCTAATGAAG TTGTGGAAGGAGCTGCGTCCCGACACTCCCTTGACCGGACGGATTTCCAAGCAGTGGTGTGAAATCGGATTCCAAGGCAGCGATCCCAAGACGGACTTCCGTGGGATGGGCCTTCTGGGTCTCCACAATCTGCT ATACTTTGCAGAACATGACAAGACTGCAGCTTTGCAGATGCTCCACGACTCTCTTCTACCCAAGCACAA TGAGGCCAACATGTTAGAATTTGAGCCCAAGAACGTTGACAAAGCCATTGG CTATTCCTTCGCCATCGTGGGTATCAACATCACGGACCTGGCCTACTCGCTGCTGGTGAGCGGCGCCCTGAAGACGCACCTGTACAACGTGGCCCCTGAAATGGCTACGCTGCTGCACCTCCAGCAGACCTTCT GCTACCTGATGCAAGAGTTCCACCGCTTCTGGATAGAGGAGGACCCCAGCGACATCATGGAGTTCAACCGCGTGCGTGCCAAGTTCCACCGGCGAGTCCTGCGGCAGTTGCGGGACCCCGACATGGCGCTGTGCCCCCGCTTCGCCGCCTCCGACCTCCACCTGGTCAATCTGTAG
- the elmod1 gene encoding ELMO domain-containing protein 1 isoform X3: MKHFLRVLTQFFVFLYCKCLWRGLKFVARKFTGRCELQRICYNNKHGARRTLKIESSLKYSKNELLQSALSAHPDKVEKIIDDIMALKKINPDTNPQLGISLQATLLQIVGYRNLVAEVEKLRREPYDCENDQHEEMLMKLWKELRPDTPLTGRISKQWCEIGFQGSDPKTDFRGMGLLGLHNLLYFAEHDKTAALQMLHDSLLPKHNYSFAIVGINITDLAYSLLVSGALKTHLYNVAPEMATLLHLQQTFCYLMQEFHRFWIEEDPSDIMEFNRVRAKFHRRVLRQLRDPDMALCPRFAASDLHLVNL; encoded by the exons ATGAAGCACTTCCTGAG AGTGTTGACCCAGTTCTTCGTGTTCCTCTACTGCAAATGTCTGTGGCGAGGCCTCAAGTTTGTGGCACGCAAATTCACGGGACGCTGCGAGCTACAACGGATCTGCTACAACAACAAACACGGTGCCCGCAGGACGCTCAAGATCG AGTCGTCTCTGAAGTATTCCAAAAATGAG CTACTGCAGTCCGCCCTTAGCGCCCATCCTGACAAAGTAGAAAAAATAATCGATGACATCATGGCTCTGAAGAAGATCAACCCCGATACCAACCCTCA GTTGGGCATCTCCTTGCAGGCCACCCTGCTCCAAATTGTAGGTTACAGGAATTTGGTGGCCGAGGTGGAGAAGCTCCGGCGGGAGCCTTATGACTGTGAGAATGATCAACACGAGGAAATGCTAATGAAG TTGTGGAAGGAGCTGCGTCCCGACACTCCCTTGACCGGACGGATTTCCAAGCAGTGGTGTGAAATCGGATTCCAAGGCAGCGATCCCAAGACGGACTTCCGTGGGATGGGCCTTCTGGGTCTCCACAATCTGCT ATACTTTGCAGAACATGACAAGACTGCAGCTTTGCAGATGCTCCACGACTCTCTTCTACCCAAGCACAA CTATTCCTTCGCCATCGTGGGTATCAACATCACGGACCTGGCCTACTCGCTGCTGGTGAGCGGCGCCCTGAAGACGCACCTGTACAACGTGGCCCCTGAAATGGCTACGCTGCTGCACCTCCAGCAGACCTTCT GCTACCTGATGCAAGAGTTCCACCGCTTCTGGATAGAGGAGGACCCCAGCGACATCATGGAGTTCAACCGCGTGCGTGCCAAGTTCCACCGGCGAGTCCTGCGGCAGTTGCGGGACCCCGACATGGCGCTGTGCCCCCGCTTCGCCGCCTCCGACCTCCACCTGGTCAATCTGTAG
- the LOC133168302 gene encoding uncharacterized protein LOC133168302: MALAKERIRCTNNKLNNINDELQRRTEQFKHRYVLDNDTETTLHEHFDNIHEQEFVATKNRHIGKLDRLIAQKKTQPDHTHINEKWIHNMSRHKLTQAERSILAKGLNYAITPKNIPHDDFILATELACEKIHNPGQKAALRNEVAGILKTAKSPPSNITKQEANAMITLAKNKDITILPADKGRTTVIMDTDTYEESMQQLLQDDTYEVIKKDPTEDKKNKLKALLKPLLMENKIDKQAYNHLIPTANIIPRIYGTPKIHKPGTPLRPIVDSIGSVTYNLSKALIEIIKPLLGHTDQHCKNSRQLATELTHIKVQKDEMLISHDVISLFTKTPTQPTIRIVHDRLSTDKTLKKRTNLTAQDITQLLHFIATSTYFQYRNTIYRQKEGFPMGDPLSAIMCNFFMEDLEQKALLTAPDTYKPTLWKRYVDDILEKVKTGHTQHLTDHLNTIDTTGNIKFTHEEETARSIAFLDINIHHTDNGDIRTKVHRKPTHTDQYLLWTSEHPTIHKLSVVRTLYERTTIITDPDDITQEEKYIQHALKKCQYPQWAITKGAEQVKNKKYKTQEQRKKQTRKQEPSGMVTLPYVRGITERIKRTMKKYNISTPIKPHITLRQILVHPKDRVNPENKCNSIYEIPCKSCNKSYIGETGRNFITRKMEHKKECEKETATRQTRAIKLQAEQEHYKSAITDHCKRENHIMDWEKARVIRTEENKHQRWIREAIEIRKRGPRTINRDEGAYMLSTTWNSVLER; this comes from the coding sequence ATGGCTCTGGCCAAAGAAAGGATACGCTGCACAAACAACAAACTCAACAATATCAACGATGAACTACAGCGACGGACGGAACAATTCAAACACCGGTATGTCCTGGACAATGACACGGAAACAACACTACACGAACATTTCGATAATATACACGAACAGGAATTTGTCGCCACAAAAAACCGACACATCGGGAAATTGGACAGACTCATTGCACAAAAGAAGACACAACCggatcacacacacatcaacgaaAAATGGATTCACAACATGTCACGCCATAAACTCACCCAGGCAGAACGCAGCATATTAGCAAAAGGACTCAACTACGCAATCACACCCAAAAACATACCCCacgatgatttcattttagccACGGAGTTAGCATGCGAAAAAATACATAACCCAGGTCAAAAAGCAGCACTACGCAATGAAGTTGCAGGGATATTAAAAACGGCTAAATCACCACCCAGTAATATTACAAAACAGGAAGCAAACGCAATGATCACACTagcgaaaaataaagacattacaaTCCTCCCGGCGGACAAAGGCAGAACAACAGTGATTATGGACACGGACACTTACGAAGAATCAATGCAACAGTTACTACAGGACGATACCTAtgaagtaataaaaaaagacccaacagaagacaagaaaaataaactcaaagcattactcaaaccactactcatggaaaataaaatagacaaacaggcATACAATCACCTAATACCCACAGCAAACATCATCCCCAGAATCTATGGCACACCAAAAATCCATAAACCAGGTACACCTCTCCGCCCCATTGTAGACAGCATAGGGTCAGTCACATacaacctttcaaaagcactcatagaaataataaaaccactattaggacacacggatcaacactgcaaaaactcaagacagcttgccacggaactcacacacataaaagtacagaaagatgaaatgctcatatcacacgacgtcatttcactcttcacaaAAACGCCCACACAACCTACCATACGCATAGTACATGACAGACTatcaacagacaagacactcaagaaacggacaaatctaacagcacaagacatcacccaactacttcatttcatcgctacctccacatactttcaatacagaaacacaatatacaggcaaaaagagggattccccatgggagacccactttctgccatcatgtgcaatttttttatggaagatttagaacagaaggcactcttaacagccccggacacatacaaacccactctatggaaacgttacgtcgacgacattctggaaaaagtaaaaacaggacatacacaacacctcacagaccatctcaacaccatagacaccacgggtaacatcaaattcacccatgaagaggaaacagctcgatccatagcctttttagacattaacatacaccacacagacaatggtgacataagaacaaaagtacacagaaaacccacacacaccgaccaatacctcctctggacatcagaacatcccactatacacaaactgtcagtagtcagaacactatacgaacgtacaacaataatcacagatccggacgacataacacaggaagaaaaatacatacaacacgcactcaaaaaatgtcagtatccacaatgggcaataaccaaaggtgcagaacaggtaaaaaacaaaaaatacaaaacacaggagcaaagaaagaaacaaacaaggaaacaggaacccagcggaatggtgacgttgccgtatgtgagaggaattacggaacgcatcaaaagaaccatgaaaaaatacaacataagcacacctatcaaaccacatataacactccgtcagatactggtccacccaaaggacagagtaaatccggaaaataaatgcaattccatatacgagattccatgcaaatcatgtaataaatcatacatcggggagacagggaggaacttcatcacaagaaaaatggaacacaagaaggaatgtgagaaggagacagcaacaagacaaacaagagcaataaaactacaagcagaacaggaacactacaagtcagccatcaccgaccactgtaaaagggaaaaccacatcatggactgggagaaggccagagtcatccgcactgaagaaaacaaacatcagcgttggatcagggaggccattgagatccgcaagcggggcccgaggaccatcaacagggacgagggagcatacatgctctctacaacctggaacagtgttttggagaggtga